In Pedobacter sp. WC2423, the following are encoded in one genomic region:
- the gldC gene encoding gliding motility protein GldC, translated as MKTAEIKITVELDDNNVPENLMWESTDAETQEKVPVKSMMLALWDHNYKNSMRIDLWTKDMPVDEMKRFFYETLQTMGDSFLKATGETLIIEDLRDYCAHFADKMGIDPGK; from the coding sequence ATGAAAACAGCAGAAATTAAGATAACGGTTGAGCTTGATGATAATAACGTCCCTGAGAATTTAATGTGGGAATCTACGGATGCGGAAACACAGGAAAAAGTTCCTGTGAAATCTATGATGTTAGCGCTTTGGGATCACAATTATAAAAATTCAATGCGTATAGATCTATGGACTAAGGATATGCCTGTAGATGAGATGAAAAGGTTCTTTTATGAGACTTTGCAGACGATGGGTGATAGTTTCTTAAAGGCAACTGGTGAAACTCTGATTATCGAGGATTTAAGAGATTATTGTGCGCATTTTGCGGATAAAATGGGGATTGATCCGGGAAAGTAA
- a CDS encoding DEAD/DEAH box helicase produces the protein MPKTFEEFNLNRQILNAVADAGFTVATPIQEKAIAPVLSGQDIFGIAETGTGKTAAYVLPILMQLKYAQGDAARALILAPTRELAMQIAEHVKIFSKYTDLRSVVVFGGIGPKTQIEQVKAGVDIIIATPGRFLDIYLAGHINTQYLKFLVLDEADKMMDMGFIGSIHRILEVVPRKRQNLLFSATMSDLVHKIAGDFLKNPTIIEVGQQATPAQTVTQGLYEVPNFKTKINLLQHLLKNEIDFKRLIIFCKTKTVADNIFSFIERRYGAAEVRVIHANKGQNTRINSINSFKEGNIRVLVATDVASRGIDVAEVSHVINFDVPIIIEDYVHRIGRTGRAYAKGDALTFCTEAELYYVKKIEKLMRQTIPVLELPKEVFVEETPYEERQYIAREIDNQKRKDDPDFKGAFHEKKHAAAIAAAAAASAKKKMDKTPAWKKRKFKKT, from the coding sequence ATGCCAAAAACATTCGAAGAGTTCAACCTTAACAGACAGATTTTAAATGCTGTTGCTGATGCAGGGTTTACGGTTGCTACTCCAATACAAGAAAAAGCAATCGCACCGGTTTTATCGGGACAAGATATTTTTGGGATTGCCGAGACTGGAACAGGAAAAACGGCAGCTTATGTGCTGCCTATATTAATGCAGCTTAAATATGCTCAGGGAGATGCTGCACGCGCTTTAATTCTGGCACCAACGCGCGAATTAGCGATGCAGATTGCTGAGCATGTCAAAATATTTTCAAAATATACAGATTTACGTTCCGTAGTTGTTTTCGGGGGAATAGGGCCGAAAACGCAGATAGAACAGGTAAAAGCTGGTGTAGATATTATTATTGCTACTCCCGGCCGCTTCCTTGATATTTATCTTGCCGGACATATTAATACACAATACCTGAAATTCCTGGTATTGGATGAGGCGGATAAAATGATGGATATGGGTTTTATTGGCTCTATTCACAGGATTCTGGAAGTGGTACCGCGTAAAAGACAGAATTTACTTTTCTCGGCTACCATGAGCGATCTTGTTCATAAAATTGCTGGTGATTTCCTGAAAAACCCAACGATTATTGAGGTTGGTCAGCAGGCTACTCCTGCACAAACAGTTACGCAGGGGTTATATGAGGTTCCGAATTTCAAGACTAAAATTAATCTTTTACAGCATTTACTAAAGAATGAGATAGATTTTAAGCGTCTGATTATCTTTTGTAAGACTAAAACTGTGGCTGATAATATTTTCAGTTTTATTGAACGCAGATATGGCGCTGCGGAGGTAAGAGTAATCCATGCAAATAAGGGGCAGAATACGAGAATTAATTCAATCAATAGTTTTAAAGAGGGAAATATTCGTGTGCTGGTAGCTACAGATGTTGCTTCCCGGGGAATTGATGTAGCTGAGGTTAGTCATGTGATCAACTTTGATGTCCCAATTATTATTGAGGATTATGTTCACCGTATTGGCCGTACCGGAAGAGCTTATGCGAAAGGAGATGCACTTACTTTTTGTACGGAAGCAGAGCTGTATTATGTTAAAAAGATTGAGAAACTGATGCGTCAGACTATTCCGGTTCTTGAGCTTCCAAAAGAGGTTTTTGTAGAGGAAACTCCTTATGAGGAGCGTCAGTATATTGCCAGAGAAATCGATAATCAGAAAAGGAAAGATGATCCGGATTTCAAAGGAGCTTTCCATGAGAAGAAACATGCTGCTGCAATTGCTGCAGCCGCTGCGGCTTCTGCGAAGAAAAAGATGGATAAAACTCCGGCCTGGAAGAAAAGAAAATTCAAAAAAACTTAG
- a CDS encoding GIY-YIG nuclease family protein, giving the protein MTIKHVLTKTQESFIKKHKIPADLLFDAQGEGMTEELKQRMSETNTVFAYNTVGCTKDDNHNFKTIGGQCPQCETGKIAILLREHEAGFIYIAGSRKGTLIKVGSTSNIIDRIKSLNMPKTRYAGFDDWVLLFDARTTTQGRSERKIQQKLSENKVNYLVEKSGKATDSGELFRCSYNKAKDAITALETEESFEFTQVHEKRDLIPDYQFKNLKARVQTAAVEA; this is encoded by the coding sequence ATGACTATTAAACACGTATTAACCAAGACACAGGAAAGCTTTATAAAAAAACACAAAATCCCAGCGGATTTGCTGTTTGACGCACAAGGAGAGGGGATGACAGAAGAGCTAAAGCAGCGTATGTCTGAGACAAATACAGTCTTCGCATACAATACTGTAGGTTGTACTAAAGATGATAATCATAATTTCAAAACTATCGGCGGTCAATGTCCACAATGTGAAACAGGTAAAATTGCAATTTTATTAAGAGAGCATGAAGCTGGTTTTATTTACATTGCCGGTTCAAGAAAAGGAACTTTGATTAAGGTGGGTTCTACAAGTAATATCATTGACAGAATCAAAAGCTTAAATATGCCTAAGACCAGATATGCAGGTTTTGATGACTGGGTACTTTTATTTGATGCAAGAACGACAACACAAGGAAGAAGCGAACGTAAGATTCAGCAAAAACTGAGTGAAAACAAAGTGAATTATCTGGTAGAGAAAAGCGGAAAAGCAACTGATTCAGGTGAATTGTTCAGATGTTCTTACAATAAAGCTAAAGATGCAATCACAGCTTTGGAAACTGAAGAATCTTTCGAATTTACCCAGGTACACGAAAAAAGAGATTTAATCCCTGATTACCAATTCAAAAATTTAAAAGCAAGAGTACAGACTGCTGCTGTTGAAGCATAA
- a CDS encoding dihydroorotase codes for MNTILIKAATLVNEGKIYVADVFIKDGLIEEISPVINRSADQEINAEGLHLLPGMIDDQVHFREPGLTHKADIFTESMAAVAGGITSFMEMPNTVPNTLTQSLLADKYQIASEMSLANYSFFMGASNDNIEEVLKTDPAQVCGIKVFMGSSTGNMLVDNEQVLDNIFREAPILVATHCEDELTIRTNMAAFKEKYGENITIDMHPLIRNDEACYISSSLAVSLAKKHNTRLHILHISTAKEIALFDAITPLKDKRITAEACVHHLWFSDQDYATKGNLIKWNPAVKTAADRDAILKGVLDGHIDVIATDHAPHTIEEKAQTYLKAPAGGPLVQHALSALLEMYHQGKITLEKIVEKTAHNVATCFQIDRRGFIREGYWADLVLVALHDPVKVTQANILYKCGWSPFEGQTFKADITHTFISGNLAYQKGKFMTNETGKRLTFNR; via the coding sequence ATGAACACCATCCTTATAAAAGCCGCAACGTTAGTTAATGAAGGAAAAATTTATGTTGCGGACGTATTTATCAAAGACGGATTAATTGAAGAAATCAGTCCGGTAATAAACAGATCAGCCGATCAGGAAATCAATGCAGAAGGGTTACACTTGTTACCTGGTATGATTGACGACCAGGTCCATTTCAGAGAACCCGGTTTAACCCACAAAGCAGATATCTTTACCGAAAGCATGGCGGCAGTTGCCGGAGGAATTACCTCTTTCATGGAAATGCCCAATACAGTCCCGAATACGCTTACGCAAAGTCTGTTAGCTGACAAATATCAGATTGCCTCAGAAATGTCACTGGCTAATTACTCCTTTTTTATGGGTGCTTCTAATGACAACATTGAAGAAGTTCTGAAAACTGATCCGGCACAAGTATGTGGTATTAAAGTATTTATGGGTTCTTCTACCGGAAATATGCTGGTTGATAATGAACAGGTACTGGATAATATTTTCAGAGAAGCCCCAATACTGGTTGCCACACACTGTGAAGATGAACTGACGATCAGAACCAACATGGCTGCTTTCAAAGAAAAATACGGAGAAAACATTACTATAGATATGCATCCGCTGATCCGCAACGATGAAGCTTGTTACATTTCCTCATCACTTGCCGTTTCACTTGCTAAAAAACACAATACCCGATTACATATTCTACATATCTCTACTGCAAAAGAAATCGCATTATTCGATGCAATTACTCCTTTAAAGGATAAAAGAATTACTGCCGAAGCCTGCGTTCACCACCTCTGGTTCAGCGACCAGGATTATGCGACCAAAGGTAACCTGATTAAATGGAATCCTGCTGTTAAAACAGCAGCAGACCGTGATGCCATTCTGAAAGGTGTATTAGATGGCCATATCGATGTGATTGCTACCGATCACGCCCCGCATACCATTGAAGAAAAAGCACAAACTTATCTGAAAGCCCCTGCGGGCGGACCACTCGTACAACATGCACTTTCTGCACTGCTGGAAATGTATCATCAGGGAAAGATCACGCTTGAAAAAATAGTAGAGAAAACAGCACACAACGTAGCCACCTGCTTTCAGATTGACAGAAGAGGATTTATCAGAGAAGGTTACTGGGCCGATTTAGTATTAGTTGCACTCCATGATCCTGTTAAAGTAACTCAAGCTAATATTTTATATAAATGCGGCTGGTCTCCTTTTGAAGGACAAACTTTCAAAGCTGATATTACCCATACTTTTATCTCTGGGAATCTGGCTTACCAAAAAGGAAAGTTCATGACCAATGAAACTGGAAAACGATTAACTTTCAACAGATAA
- a CDS encoding DUF3810 domain-containing protein, which translates to MNSAIKSKVRRLVILSTIALLIFLLGLNSQLTETIYSSGLYPLVSVAQRFISSPFPFAVGDFLYLILILYCLWSVFKAIRKIKRRRPEQQLQFFFPLQLANFTLILYIVFKLLWGLNYSRPSISRQLGLSNQKYTTKDLVQLGDFLINRVNTTKQKIQQTGVQRGFNIKELESGSKSAYDKLAKTNSLFTYSVPAVKAVILEQTITKSGIEGYYAPPSGEANVNMLIPAIDLPFITCHEISHQLGVAREDEANLAGYLVSTGSSDLNFQYSGYYNILRNVLFEIRIKSPEDYEDLFKKINKATLADFKNEQEFWRKYNSEMSGYFGVAFDKFLKINNQKKGTDSYQDIVLWVFNLHKKEMHKTLQP; encoded by the coding sequence ATGAATTCTGCGATCAAGTCAAAAGTACGCCGTCTGGTTATATTAAGTACTATTGCTTTACTGATTTTCCTTCTGGGACTTAACAGTCAACTGACAGAAACCATTTATTCCAGCGGTCTTTATCCACTGGTCTCGGTCGCTCAGCGCTTCATCAGCTCACCGTTTCCTTTTGCGGTGGGCGATTTTCTGTACCTGATTTTAATTCTTTACTGCCTGTGGTCGGTCTTTAAAGCGATTAGAAAAATAAAACGCAGGAGACCGGAACAGCAGTTGCAATTTTTCTTCCCATTACAACTGGCTAACTTTACACTGATCTTATATATAGTCTTTAAACTGCTTTGGGGTCTGAATTATTCCAGACCTTCCATTTCCAGACAATTAGGACTTAGTAATCAAAAATATACCACAAAAGATCTTGTTCAATTAGGTGATTTCCTGATTAACCGGGTCAATACCACTAAACAAAAAATACAGCAGACCGGTGTCCAGAGGGGATTCAATATTAAAGAGCTGGAAAGCGGCTCTAAATCTGCTTATGATAAATTAGCGAAAACCAATTCCCTGTTTACTTACAGCGTGCCGGCTGTTAAAGCGGTAATTCTGGAACAGACCATTACCAAATCGGGCATAGAAGGCTATTATGCTCCTCCGTCGGGCGAAGCTAATGTCAACATGCTTATTCCCGCCATAGATTTACCCTTTATCACCTGTCACGAAATCTCGCACCAACTTGGCGTAGCACGCGAAGACGAAGCTAATCTTGCAGGTTACCTCGTCAGCACAGGTAGTTCAGATCTTAATTTTCAATATTCCGGTTATTATAATATCCTTCGGAACGTTCTTTTCGAGATCAGAATTAAATCACCCGAAGATTATGAAGACCTCTTTAAAAAAATAAATAAAGCTACACTGGCAGATTTTAAGAACGAACAGGAATTCTGGAGAAAGTACAATTCTGAAATGTCAGGGTACTTCGGTGTGGCATTCGATAAATTCCTCAAAATCAATAACCAGAAAAAAGGAACTGACAGTTACCAGGATATTGTTTTATGGGTATTTAATCTGCATAAAAAGGAAATGCATAAAACATTACAGCCCTAA
- the hscA gene encoding Fe-S protein assembly chaperone HscA yields MAKISINLATGSLQKEEIIVGIDLGTTNSLVAFIDPDKKPKVINDTGKGLLVPSIVHFDAAGDTLVGNGAKEFLITDPANTIFSVKRLLGRSYKDIAGHQDTFSYKLIDEGNDSLVKIQAGDKFYTPIELSAEILKELKARAEHALKTPVNRAVITVPAYFNDSQRQATRDAGRLAGLDVLRIVNEPTAASLAYGIGLDPTEQKTIAVYDLGGGTFDVSILAIQNGIFEVLSTNGNTFLGGDDFDRAIVHYWIEKNNLDAAALAENPGLMQNLRLKAEEAKKALSTQNLFNEKSGDIWYTLDRNTFEQLIEAKVKETLASCQQALKDAKLSITAIDEVVMVGGSTRTPYVKAQVAAFFGRQPHDQINPDEVVALGAAIQADILAGNRSDILLLDVTPLSLGIETMGGLMDVIIARNAKVPTKAGRQYTTSIDGQVNMKISVYQGERDLVKENRKLAEFDLKGIPSMPAGMPKVDINFILNADGILTVQAVELRSGVKQEIDITPSYGLTDDTVEKMLIDSITHAESDVAQRMLIEARGEGEQLVYTAERFIDKNGFVLTPEELENTKLYIIALREALTEGNKDTILKKADELNEFTRPFAERLMDIAVSKAMKGKSID; encoded by the coding sequence ATGGCAAAGATATCCATCAACCTGGCAACAGGTTCTTTACAAAAAGAAGAAATCATTGTAGGAATTGATTTAGGGACGACCAACAGTTTGGTGGCCTTTATTGATCCGGACAAAAAACCTAAAGTTATCAATGACACTGGAAAAGGGTTATTAGTACCTTCTATAGTCCATTTCGATGCAGCAGGAGATACCTTGGTGGGTAATGGAGCAAAAGAATTTCTGATCACTGACCCGGCCAATACCATATTTTCAGTTAAACGTTTATTGGGCCGGTCTTATAAAGACATTGCTGGTCATCAGGATACCTTCTCTTACAAACTAATAGATGAAGGTAATGATTCCCTGGTTAAAATACAGGCCGGAGATAAATTCTACACTCCTATTGAGCTCTCAGCAGAGATCTTAAAGGAGCTGAAAGCCAGAGCAGAACATGCTTTAAAAACACCTGTTAACCGCGCCGTAATTACTGTTCCTGCTTATTTCAATGATAGTCAGCGACAGGCCACAAGAGATGCAGGCCGTTTAGCAGGATTAGATGTTTTAAGAATTGTCAATGAGCCAACCGCAGCCAGTTTAGCTTACGGAATAGGACTTGATCCTACTGAGCAGAAAACGATTGCAGTTTATGATTTAGGAGGTGGAACATTTGATGTTTCTATTCTTGCTATTCAGAACGGCATATTTGAAGTATTGTCTACTAACGGAAATACTTTCCTTGGCGGGGATGACTTTGACCGTGCTATTGTTCATTACTGGATAGAGAAAAACAACCTTGATGCAGCTGCACTGGCCGAAAATCCGGGATTAATGCAAAACCTTCGTTTAAAAGCCGAAGAAGCAAAAAAAGCACTCAGCACCCAAAATCTGTTCAATGAAAAATCAGGAGACATCTGGTATACCCTTGACAGAAATACATTCGAGCAATTGATCGAAGCAAAAGTTAAAGAAACTTTAGCTTCTTGTCAGCAAGCTTTGAAAGATGCCAAATTAAGCATTACAGCTATTGACGAAGTGGTTATGGTTGGTGGATCTACCCGTACACCTTATGTAAAAGCGCAGGTTGCCGCATTCTTTGGCCGTCAGCCACACGATCAGATCAACCCGGATGAAGTAGTAGCCTTAGGTGCAGCAATACAAGCAGACATCCTTGCTGGTAACCGTTCTGACATCCTGTTACTGGATGTTACTCCCCTTTCTCTGGGTATTGAGACCATGGGCGGTTTAATGGATGTGATCATCGCCAGAAATGCAAAAGTTCCGACCAAAGCAGGCCGTCAGTATACTACTTCAATAGATGGACAGGTGAATATGAAAATCTCTGTTTATCAGGGAGAGCGTGATCTGGTTAAAGAAAACAGAAAATTAGCTGAATTCGATTTAAAGGGTATTCCGTCTATGCCAGCAGGAATGCCTAAAGTAGATATTAATTTCATCCTGAATGCCGATGGGATCCTAACCGTTCAGGCGGTTGAATTACGTTCTGGCGTGAAGCAGGAAATAGATATTACCCCTAGTTACGGCCTTACAGATGATACGGTAGAGAAAATGCTGATTGACAGTATTACCCATGCGGAAAGTGATGTTGCGCAAAGAATGCTGATTGAAGCCCGTGGCGAAGGAGAACAACTGGTTTATACCGCTGAGCGTTTTATTGATAAAAACGGTTTTGTTTTAACTCCGGAAGAATTAGAAAACACGAAACTATATATCATTGCTTTAAGAGAAGCACTGACCGAAGGAAATAAAGACACGATTCTTAAAAAGGCAGATGAACTGAATGAATTTACCCGTCCTTTTGCAGAGCGGTTGATGGACATCGCGGTTTCTAAAGCGATGAAGGGAAAATCGATTGATTAA
- a CDS encoding zinc dependent phospholipase C family protein encodes MKRPFIFVFFLALTVLTSSWGFFAHMRINRLAVFTLPAGMSRFYKSNIQYLSDHAVDADKRRYADTAEAPRHYLDIEAYEVETDSIPRKWNDAAKKYGLQKLAKNGTLPWQIQRTYYQLVKAFKERDSLKILSHSAYLGHYISDAHVPLHTTENHNGQLTNQYGIHAFWESRLPELFSEKYSFLVGGAFYIDDPLKETWKIITHTHQLVDSVLWIEARLNRGFPAYRKYSYSKRNKQVMKQYAVEYARAYHTHMNHMVARQMRASILATGSFWYSAWIDAGQPKLEKMIKLLPDAAAAQEIKELNLKFSSGKIIGREN; translated from the coding sequence ATGAAAAGACCTTTCATTTTCGTATTTTTTTTAGCACTTACTGTGCTAACCAGTTCCTGGGGATTTTTCGCACATATGCGAATTAACAGGCTTGCTGTATTTACGCTCCCTGCCGGAATGAGCAGGTTTTATAAATCCAATATACAATACCTCTCGGATCATGCCGTAGATGCAGATAAAAGACGTTATGCCGATACTGCCGAAGCACCCCGGCATTACCTTGATATAGAAGCTTATGAGGTTGAAACCGACAGTATTCCAAGAAAATGGAATGATGCAGCCAAAAAGTATGGGCTGCAAAAACTGGCTAAAAACGGTACACTACCCTGGCAGATCCAGCGTACCTATTATCAATTAGTCAAAGCCTTTAAAGAAAGAGATTCCTTAAAAATACTTTCTCACTCTGCTTATTTAGGACATTATATCTCCGATGCGCATGTTCCTTTGCACACCACAGAAAATCATAACGGCCAATTGACTAATCAATATGGTATCCACGCTTTCTGGGAAAGTCGTTTACCAGAATTATTCTCCGAAAAATATAGTTTTTTAGTAGGCGGAGCATTTTACATTGATGATCCTTTAAAAGAAACCTGGAAAATCATTACCCATACCCATCAGCTTGTTGATAGTGTTTTATGGATTGAAGCCCGTTTAAATCGTGGTTTCCCAGCCTACCGGAAGTATAGCTATTCTAAAAGAAATAAACAGGTGATGAAGCAATATGCTGTTGAATATGCCAGGGCTTATCATACCCATATGAATCATATGGTTGCCAGACAAATGCGGGCATCCATTCTGGCTACAGGTTCTTTTTGGTATTCTGCATGGATAGATGCCGGACAGCCAAAGCTCGAAAAGATGATTAAGCTACTGCCTGACGCGGCGGCAGCGCAAGAAATAAAGGAGCTGAATCTGAAGTTCAGCTCCGGAAAAATTATTGGCAGAGAAAACTAG
- a CDS encoding VTT domain-containing protein, translating to MDIINQLIQFILHTDVELVKLVSNYQTWTYLILFLIIFAETGFVVTPFLPGDSMLFAVGALIAKGNTGLDIWIMFLILVIAAILGNSLNYRLGSFFGIKVFKEGNKILKLEYYNKSHMFFEKHGGKAIIFSRFLPIFRTIAPFVAGVAKMPFGRFTYYNIIGGIGWIASLLFAGFLLGQIPIVRDNFSIVILFIAVVTFAPVIFAAVKSRFKTKDIIES from the coding sequence ATGGACATCATCAATCAGCTGATACAATTTATTCTGCACACAGATGTAGAATTGGTTAAGCTGGTAAGCAATTACCAGACCTGGACCTACCTTATTTTATTCCTAATTATTTTTGCAGAAACCGGATTTGTAGTAACTCCATTTTTACCTGGTGATTCTATGTTGTTCGCAGTAGGGGCATTGATTGCTAAAGGTAACACTGGTCTGGATATCTGGATTATGTTTCTTATTCTGGTTATTGCAGCTATTCTGGGTAACAGTTTAAATTACCGTCTGGGTAGTTTCTTTGGGATAAAGGTCTTCAAGGAAGGAAATAAAATCTTAAAGCTGGAGTATTATAATAAATCACATATGTTCTTTGAAAAACATGGTGGTAAAGCAATAATTTTTAGCCGTTTCCTGCCGATTTTCAGAACTATAGCGCCTTTTGTTGCTGGTGTAGCGAAAATGCCATTTGGCAGGTTTACTTATTACAATATCATTGGAGGAATAGGATGGATCGCAAGTTTACTTTTTGCGGGATTTTTACTGGGACAGATTCCGATTGTCAGAGATAACTTCTCTATTGTAATTCTATTCATTGCAGTAGTTACCTTTGCTCCTGTAATCTTCGCAGCAGTAAAATCAAGATTCAAAACTAAAGATATCATAGAGAGCTAG
- the dnaN gene encoding DNA polymerase III subunit beta, with amino-acid sequence MRFIVSTSTLLKHLQTVNGASSSSTVLPILENFLFEIKDGSLTISATDLQTSMTTSLPVESKEGGKVAVPSRILLDTLKTLPDQPISFNIDDATFSIEISAGDGKYKLSGENGDDFPKIPVVENASSVNLPASVLTEAITKTIFAVSNDELRPAMTGVFCQLSDQFITFVATDAHKLVRYRRMDSKADKTASFILPKKALTLLKAALPSTDINVSVDYNATSAFFKFENINLVCRLIDERYPDYEAVIPANNPNKLIIDRALFLNTLRRVVIFANKTTHQVRLKINGSELNISSEDLDFANEAHERLSCQYEGEDLEIGFNARFLIEMLSNLSGEEVTLELSTPNRAGLLIPQTNDENEDVLMLVMPVMLNNYN; translated from the coding sequence ATGAGATTTATTGTATCCACATCAACGCTATTAAAACATTTACAAACGGTTAATGGTGCTTCAAGCAGCAGTACTGTTTTGCCGATACTGGAAAATTTCCTTTTCGAGATTAAAGACGGAAGTTTAACTATTTCTGCTACAGATTTGCAGACCAGTATGACTACTTCTTTACCTGTTGAATCCAAAGAGGGCGGAAAAGTTGCTGTACCTTCAAGAATCTTATTAGATACTTTGAAAACACTACCTGATCAACCAATTTCTTTCAATATTGATGATGCTACATTTTCTATTGAAATTAGTGCAGGTGACGGAAAGTACAAACTGAGCGGAGAAAATGGAGATGATTTTCCTAAAATTCCAGTAGTAGAAAATGCCTCTTCGGTAAACCTGCCGGCTTCAGTTTTAACAGAAGCAATTACCAAAACTATTTTCGCAGTCAGCAATGACGAACTGCGTCCGGCAATGACAGGTGTTTTCTGCCAGTTATCGGATCAGTTTATCACATTTGTAGCCACTGATGCACACAAACTGGTAAGATACAGACGTATGGACAGTAAAGCAGACAAAACGGCTTCGTTCATTCTGCCTAAAAAGGCACTCACTTTGTTAAAAGCAGCTTTACCATCAACAGACATTAATGTATCAGTTGATTATAATGCAACCAGTGCATTCTTCAAGTTTGAGAATATCAACCTGGTATGCCGTTTAATAGATGAGCGTTACCCTGATTATGAAGCAGTAATCCCTGCGAACAATCCTAATAAATTAATTATTGACAGGGCTTTATTCCTGAACACTTTACGCCGTGTAGTTATTTTCGCCAATAAAACAACCCACCAGGTCAGGTTAAAAATCAACGGTAGTGAATTAAATATCTCTTCTGAAGACCTTGATTTTGCAAATGAAGCTCATGAACGTTTAAGTTGTCAATATGAAGGTGAAGACCTTGAAATAGGCTTCAATGCGCGTTTCCTGATTGAAATGTTAAGCAATCTTTCTGGTGAAGAAGTGACTTTGGAACTTTCTACGCCTAACCGTGCTGGTTTATTGATCCCTCAAACTAATGATGAAAACGAAGATGTCCTGATGCTGGTTATGCCGGTTATGCTGAACAACTATAATTAA